Below is a window of Stygiolobus azoricus DNA.
TCTAAGACACCGAAGAGGTTTCCCTTAGTCAGGAATATAGCGACGTCCATGAACAGGCCGTAAGTCAACGCGTCCTCGATGAGCCATAAGGGTTCGCCCTCGAAACCGAAGTGCAGAATATCGCTTATGAGGTCGTAAGTTGTAAATACTGCCATTCCACTCCCCACTTTCCTTACTAAGGCGATCACGATGAATGACGTTATGATCCTGAACCAGAACGGGGGGTTAATAATAGGGTAAATCCCGTTGGGTAGGAATATCATATCGCCTATCGTGTGGTCGGCAATTGCAACAAAGGCCCCTCCTATACCGATGTAGACCAAGTCCAAGGTGGTAAACCTGGGCTTACCTTTCCAGACTATTAGTCCAGCTATTATCCCGGCTATGATGAAGTAACCTAGGACTATTGGTAATGGGGTCATTCCGGGCTTGAGTGATATCATATCTTCCTCCCCCTGATAAGTAATGAACCTACCACCACGATGACTATGGCGACTACTATGATTGTCATGTAGGGTAAGAGGGAAGGTGATTGTATTTTGGTGGTACTGTAGGTAGTCTGTGGTGGGGGAGGTGAGAAATAAGACACCTCGTTAGAGGCGTAGTCCATGACGTAGAGCTGGTGGTTTTGGGGATCGTAAACTATGCCGTTAGGTGCGTTACCCACGGTGACCAAGGCTACTATACTTCCGTTTATCAAGGCCACTTGGTCGTTGTTATGTGCTAGGGATATAGCCACTAAGCCGTCATATGGTATATAGACAATCTGGGAGTAACCGTTGATCCCTGCATCACCTACCGGTAGCGTTGTGATGGCTATTACTTTACCTGTAGTGGCATTGAGGAAGAACACTTGCTGGTCGTAAGTGGCTACAGCTATCTCGTCTGGGGGTACGAAAGTCATTGTGTCCATTCCACTCTCGTTGAGAGTGAAGTTGTAAACGATCTTAAAGTCTTTTAAGGATATCCCGTAAATCACGTTTGTAGCCACGTCGTAAGCGAGGCCCTGAGGTGAGGGCATTACTGTCACGTTGTGTACTATTCCGTTTTTGATGAAGTAGACCTTGTTACCGTCTGAGGCGGTGACTATTACGTACCCGTCAGCGGAACAAATCTCGGGGAACTTACCCGTATTGGGTAGTCTGAAAACTTTTATGACATCCCCGTTACTGTTGATTTCAGGGCCCTTTTGGTAGACGATGTAGAAGTCGCCATTGCATTCGGTTACCTTGAACGGGACTGCTGGGGGGTATGAGGGCAAAGTGATAGTCTTGATTACGGAGTTATTAGATATTACTTGGAGTTGGTTTGCGCTTTGGGCTACTATGTATATTTTCCCATTATAGTATACACCGTAGGAGGGACCTGAGGAGGTGCTTATACTCGAGACCGTTATAAGAGTTTTAACCAGCTTCATTAGTCCCTTTCCCCGAATTATATGTATGGTCATATATATTTAAACTTATTCATAATATTAATAAACCGTAAAAATTATAGAAATTTAATCCTTTCTGGGTTGTGGTGTTTTTCTAGGTTATGAACCTGCAAGCGAGGGTTCCATCCTCATAGTTCCCACCATAGGTTGGGGGATCTAGCTCGAAGAGTTAATGCAGGGCTTTAGTTCATAACGTCAGAGAGGGAAGGAAATCTAGTCACTTAGAGCGCCGTACTAGAAATAATTGAACTGCTTTACTTTCTAAAATTGACTATGCATTTGCGAGGCTCCCCTTTTAGAAGACGCTGGAGTTAGGGGAAGTATGTTTTTATGAAAAGGGTTGTGTTTAAATCTGTACAAATATTGTTTGTGGTCATAAAGAAGAAGGTTAGAATATAAGGAGTTGAAACATCACTTATAACTGAAATAAACAAAAATTAAGTTTGACATGAAATTAAAAAGAGAAAAATATAATAATGGAGCTACTAATACATTTTTAATAAAGTTATTAAACATTAATAATAAGCGGTTAAACACTGTTAGAATTGATTGAACATATATTGAACATTTTACAAGTATATTAACATATACTAACTAAAGAAAAACTTATTCTTAAGTCCTTACCATATTATACACTCTTTAAAAATTTCCAAAAAACTGTTTGACAACGATATAAGACACTTAAGGAGTCACATTTAAATATTAGTTAATTATAATTATCAATTATGGAAAATGTACTCAGTGTTTTCATGTTGCTCATAGCGACTATAGTTATTGCTCTAGTAGTTTTTGCCATAACAGCTGTCTTCTCTGGGTTTATAGCTAATAGTTCGGCTATTTCTAGTTACGCTAGTGATGTAGCTCAAGGTTTATACATCAGCAAGACTGTAGCTGTAAGCACTGGAAATTATTATTCTATAGTCATAGTACCTACTGATTTCAACTATAATGGGACTATATATTTAACAGCAGTTGCAGTAAACCCATCACTGTACGGTAGCAACCAGATTTCACCATACCAAGGTAATTTTACAGTGGAAATTAACGGTACAATACCTACTAGTACTCCTGTCACGCTCTATACAACTTCTTTACATGAGTTATATGCGGGTAATGTCCCCATTTGGAAAAGTGTTACGGGTGCTACCCAGTTAGTAAGTATCCCTAATGGTTATGACGCAATTGTTTGGATTTTTATCCCAACTCAGAAGGGTTTGGTGGAGGTGGGTTATGTATGGCTAAAAGATTAAATAAAGGGTTATCTGAAATAATTGGATATCTTATACTACTAGTTCTATTAATTGCAGTATTAGTACCCTTAGGACTTTATTTACTATCACTTCCAACGCAACAAGCCCAGGCACAAGAGAGCGCTAGTAGTTATAAAAATCTTGCTGAACAGCAACTTTCTGAGTTTCAGCTCGTGTATAATCCTACAGAACCCTCTCCCGCCCTACCTCCATTGTATTTAGCTTACACTAACGGTAGGTTATATATTATATTTACCAGTAAGACAAATCCTCCTATACCAGTTGTGATTAAATCTTATTTAATAAATTACAATAATTCACAATGGCTCGTGCTGCCAACGCACTTAATAGTAAATTTAAGTGAAGCTAATGCAACTTATGGTTACGATAAGGCAATAGAAATTCCCTTAGCGTCAATTTACAAACTTGATATTAGTAAAATAGTGACTGTTGCAGTAGTCACCCAATATGGTAATATAATCTACGCCTATCCACCGACGTATTTATCCTTATTAAATCTAGCGGGACTGCTGAAACCAACGCTAGCGTTCATTTCAGTAGTTCCCAAGTCATTGACGGTGATACAAAAGCCGCAATTCGAGCAAGTTCCATTGCCTAATAATGGAGAACCATTAGCAAAGTTCTTGGAGCAGTACGGAGGCACAGTGAGTTTTAACGGGCTATTTGGGTCTCCACTCTTGGCCGCTAGCCCAGGAAATAAAACACTTGAATTGGACTTGAATTGGTATGGTCCTATAGGGTTCACTACTAACTCATTATTCCCAACAAACTTACCAAATCCACTTGCTAAATTTAACGGATATTTTAACGGCAGTTTTACTAACGCTTATCTCGAAATTTCGGGTCAGCTAAGCGGATATTTCGTTTCACCCAACTCAATATCGTTAAACGGAAAGGCTCAAGGTATAACATTAAGTGGTGGTTTCATTAATGCGACGCTAAAGGACTTAGTAGGTTTCACTGGGAATATAAGTTTCTTACCCGGAAGTTACTACAATTTCCAACTCCCCCCAACGTCTCAATTTACCCTATCAAATGCTAAAAATGTAAATATAGTAATTGTAAATGTTTCAGTAAATGGTGTATTTAACGGTACCTTCAAGGGGTATGTTAATGGTAAACCTGAAACTTTAAAGGGTAATAATATAAAAATTTCGGGATTTATCAGTAATGGAACGTTAGTAGGCAATATCAATACAATGTCGTTTAACCAGGTTTATATCAGTCAACTGTTAGGAGTTCAGTACCTATACCTAGGAGGATATGTAGCCGGAAATATAGGGGAAGTAGGAGAAATGCGATTAAACTCAGTTATAGCAAGTGCGAGTATTAGCAGTTCTAAAGTGAGCTATTTAAACGCATCATCAGAATTGACCCCATCCATGATTTTGCCACCAACGTCTTCTTACAACGTCAGTGTCGATCAGCTGAACGGTGAGGCAATTGTTAATGGTGCTAGTGGTAGTGTTACAACTAGTAGCAACACAGAAGTAGTATTTTACCAAAGTTCTAGTATACTTAATCCAGGTCTTTCAGTTCAAGTTTTCGATGGAACTATAGATGGTAATCTATATTTCGAAGCTCCTAACGAGTACATAAAACTAGGGAGTGGACTTTCATTCGACATATTATCTATTAATCCTAGGAATATCAATAACAATAATGGGTATATAATACCTGGTCCGTCATCTTCGGGTGAAGTCTCGATTGTTACTCCAATAGTTTTGAGATTGCAATTTGAGGTCGAAAACCCAACTAATGTAACAGAAGTATTTACAAGTATGCCCGTAGCATTAAAACTTTATGAGTACTATTCAATTGTTAATACACCTAACGAACAAGCCTTCTATGTAAACTATCTTGGAGTTAGTGATGTAATTTTAAATCCACCTCTAGTAGTATCCCCACTACAAAACGTAACTAAAACGATTACAATCTCAATACCTGTTACTGGGATATTAACACCTAATATTCAAAATATTAATGACGCATCTGTTCTAAATAGTGGTCAAATAGAATATATTGAAATGAACATTGGTTTAACTACATCTAATGGGTACACGTTTACAACAGAAATAATAGTGACGCCTTATGCTGTTTACACCTATCCCACTTCATTTTCATAAGATACACTTTTTTTAAAGGTTGAAAGCCCCCACCTTTAGGGTGGGGTCGAAATAATGATGAACTGAAAGAAGAAGATGAGAAAAACTATTGTGTAAACCGTGTAAAACAGTTGAAATAAGGGAAAGGAAAGTTTTCTCTCCTATCTTGTCTATTCTCAGTATCGTGTCGAAATAATGAAGACTCAAAGATGCAGTTTATCTTGATCACCAGTTATTCTGAGTTGTGGGCAAGGTAGGCTCGTAAGGCTTATGGTGATATCTCGTTGTTTTGTTTACAAGTAGTGTTTTCTCCTTTTGCTGGTCCATTTAGTAGTTTACGAGTATAGGGGCACCTTGGTGAGGAAAAAGTTATATTTACTAAACTAATTTTCTCTTGAACCTAAAGGATTTTAGTACCCTGGTGATTTGAAAATTGTTATAATCTCCTCATGACCCCAGAACTTCTCGATCGAACAATTTTTAAGAGCTGAGCAGTAATATGGATGATGTTTATAGGCTTATTCTTTCTACCTCGATGAGCGGTATAATTTGGGGGGCTAACACAGTAGTAGTATCGTTATACTTACTCTCCCTTCACTACTCTCCCTTGTTTATCGGAGTCCTGTTTACTTTATCCATCTTAGTCTCGTCTGTAGAGGGCTTTATATTCTCGATATTAGGGGACTTGTACGGGAGAAAGAAATTCGCTTTGCTAAGTAGGGGTCTATCGGCTGTATTCATTTTCCTCTTTTACCTGAAGTTCGTTTACGCATACATCTTTATGGTAGGGTGGGGTAGTGGGTCGTTGATCAGTGCGATTATAGCTGATAAGGCTAAAAACCTTGAAAGAGTTTATAGCTATCAGACGTCTTTAAACATCCTTTTCAGTGTTCTCGGCTCTTCACTCCCTTTGTTCTTAAGTTATAGTCAGATATTCCTCTTAGAGTTTGTGGTTTCCTTAATTTCCTTTTCGCTTTTGTTCACGGTAAGGGAGGATTATAAGGGGAAAATTAAGTTAATTAACTTAATTAACGTAATTAAGTTATCCTCACTTCCCACAATAAGTAAGTTTTTACCGGAAGCTTTGATCGGATTTGGTGCGGGGCTGATCCTGCCCCTTATGTCCTTATGGTTCAGGCTTAGGTTTTACGTAACGGCGTCAGATATTTCACCGGTTTTCATGAGTTCTCAGCTGACGTTAGCCCTTGCGGTAATTTATTCCTCAAAGCTATCTGAGAAATTGGGGATGGTTAAGACAATAGTTTACACTCACGTTGTTGCAACGCTACTACTCTTCGTCCTCCCCTTCTCACCAACGTTTTTTGTAGCTTCAGTAATATACGTCCTGAGAAATGCTCTGATGAATATGGCTTCACCAGTCTTAGTGATGAGTCTTATACCTAGGGACGAGAGGAGTAGGGCGAGTAGTCTTATCCAGTTAATTGATTCTCTACCGAGGGCTTTTGCACCTTCCTTAGGAGGTTATTTATTTAATAAGGGGAATTTGGTTTTGCCCTTTTTGATAACCGGGGCTTTATATTTCACCTCAACAATCGTATTTTACAGCCTTTTCAGGAACGTAAAGAGGTGAAGGTCATAGGACTCTTCATTTGAAACGGGAATTCACGAAAGTTAACTCTCTGCTATCATTTCCAAATGCGATCCCTTGTAATCAGTTGAAGTTTAGTTATGATTTCTCCTAAATTACACCTATTCAGCAGTTTATCATGCTAACACGTTGTAATGTTAAGAGTTGAAAACCTACCTAGTATGAAGAAATGCGCCAATCTACTACTGATTTGGCTAAAAACTCAAAGAGTCTTAGAAGAAAGAGATTCACTCGCGTTTTTCCCTACATGAAGGTAATCTCTCTGCTTCTCACT
It encodes the following:
- a CDS encoding YncE family protein; this encodes MKLVKTLITVSSISTSSGPSYGVYYNGKIYIVAQSANQLQVISNNSVIKTITLPSYPPAVPFKVTECNGDFYIVYQKGPEINSNGDVIKVFRLPNTGKFPEICSADGYVIVTASDGNKVYFIKNGIVHNVTVMPSPQGLAYDVATNVIYGISLKDFKIVYNFTLNESGMDTMTFVPPDEIAVATYDQQVFFLNATTGKVIAITTLPVGDAGINGYSQIVYIPYDGLVAISLAHNNDQVALINGSIVALVTVGNAPNGIVYDPQNHQLYVMDYASNEVSYFSPPPPQTTYSTTKIQSPSLLPYMTIIVVAIVIVVVGSLLIRGRKI
- a CDS encoding MFS transporter, with the translated sequence MDDVYRLILSTSMSGIIWGANTVVVSLYLLSLHYSPLFIGVLFTLSILVSSVEGFIFSILGDLYGRKKFALLSRGLSAVFIFLFYLKFVYAYIFMVGWGSGSLISAIIADKAKNLERVYSYQTSLNILFSVLGSSLPLFLSYSQIFLLEFVVSLISFSLLFTVREDYKGKIKLINLINVIKLSSLPTISKFLPEALIGFGAGLILPLMSLWFRLRFYVTASDISPVFMSSQLTLALAVIYSSKLSEKLGMVKTIVYTHVVATLLLFVLPFSPTFFVASVIYVLRNALMNMASPVLVMSLIPRDERSRASSLIQLIDSLPRAFAPSLGGYLFNKGNLVLPFLITGALYFTSTIVFYSLFRNVKR